The Macaca fascicularis isolate 582-1 chromosome 1, T2T-MFA8v1.1 genome includes a window with the following:
- the PLEKHN1 gene encoding pleckstrin homology domain-containing family N member 1 codes for MGNSHCVPQAPRRLRASFSRKPSLKGNREDGARMPAGLLGPEAAGSGDAAANKLFHYIPGTDILDLQNQRENLEQPFLSVFKKARRRVPVRNLGKVVHYAKVQLRFQHSQDVSDCYLELFPAHLYFQAHGSEGLTFQGLLPLTELSVCLLEGSREHAFQITGPLPAPLLVLCPSRAELDRWLYHLEKQTALLGGLQHCHSAPPQGSCGDELPWTLQRRLSRLRTASGHEPGGSAVCASRVKLQHLPAQEQWDRLLVLYPTSLAIFSEELDGLCFKGELPLRAVHINLEEKEKQIHSFLIEGPLINTIRVVCASYEDYSHWLLCLRAVTHRAGAPPLPGAESFPGLQVTGSGRGSLSSGGRTSWDSGCLVPPSTRTSHSLPESSVPSTVGCSSQHAPDQANSDRTSIGRRRTELRRNSSRSPRSKARAEGRGPATPLHLDLTQLNRLSLESSPDAPDHASETSHSPLYADPYTPPATSHRRVTDVRGLEEFLSAMQSSPGPVPLSPLPLVPVSVPASDPGSSSSGPSGPHLLSKKGVMQSRASQRHRGSAKDGGPQPPDSPQLVSSAREGLPEPRLPLTDGWSSRRSQGPGYDHLWDETLSSSHRKCPQLGGPEASAGLVQWI; via the exons ATGGGGAACAGCCACTGTGTCCCTCAGGCCCCCAGGAGGCTCCGGGCCTCCTTCTCCAGAAAGCCCTCATTGAAGGGAAACAG AGAGGACGGCGCACGGATGCCGGCTGGCCTGCTGGGCCCCGAGGCTGCTGGAAGCGGGGACGCCGCCGCCAACAAGCTCTTCCACTACATCCCGGGCACG GACATCCTGGACCTGCAGAACCAACGAGAAAACCTGGAGCAGCCGTTCCTGAGTGTGTTCAAGAAGGCGCGGCGGAGGGTGCCTGTGAGGAACCTGGGAAAAGTCGTACATTACGCCAAGGTCCAGCTGCGGTTCCAGCACAGCCAG GACGTCAGCGACTGCTACCTGGAGCTGTTCCCCGCCCACCTGTACTTCCAGGCCCACGGCTCGGAAGGACTCACCTTTCAG GGGCTGTTACCACTGACGGAGCTGAGCGTCTGCCTGCTGGAGGGGTCCCGAGAGCACGCCTTCCAGATCACAG GCCCGCTGCCCGCACCCCTCCTGGTGCTCTGCCCCAGCCGGGCCGAGCTGGACCGCTGGCTTTACCACCTGGAGAAGCAGACGGCCCTCCTTGGGGGGCTGCAACACTGCCACTCGGCACCGCCACAG GGGTCCTGTGGAGACGAGCTCCCCTGGACTCTGCAACGCCGCCTAAGCCGGCTGCGGACGGCGTCAGGGCACGAACCAGGCGGCAGCGCTGTCTGTGCCTCGAGGGTCAAGCTGCAGCACCTGCCCGCACAG GAGCAGTGGGACCGGCTCTTGGTCCTGTACCCGACGTCCCTGGCCATTTTCTCTGAGGAGCTGGACGGGCTTTGCTTCAAG GGGGAGCTCCCACTCCGTGCGGTCCACATCAAcctggaggagaaggagaagcagatCCACTCCTTCCTGATCGAAG GCCCCCTCATCAACACCATCCGCGTGGTGTGCGCCAGCTATGAGGACTACAGCCACTGGCTGCTGTGCCTTCGTGCCGTCACCCACAGGGCGGGGGCCCCGCCGCTGCCTGGCGCCGAGAGCTTCCCAGGGCTGCAG GTTACGGGCAGCGGCCGAGGCTCACTGTCCTCAGGCGGACGGACCAGCTGGGACTCGGGGTGCCTGGTGCCCCCCTCCACACGCACCAGCCACTCCTTGCCTGAGTCCTCAGTGCCATCCACTGTGGGCTGCTCCTCCCAGCACGCACCG GACCAGGCCAACTCTGACCGCACCAGCATTGGCCGACGGAGGACTGAGCTGAGACGTAACAGCAGCCGGTCACCCAGGAGCAAGGCCCGGGCAGAGGGCCGCGGCCCTGCCACCCCACTGCACCTGGACCTGACCCAG CTGAACAGGCTGAGCCTGGAGAGCAGCCCAGACGCCCCTGACCACGCTTCGGAAACTTCACACTCACCCCTCTATGCTGACCCCTACACGCCCCCCGCCACCTCCCACCGCAGGGTCACCGATGTCCGGGGCCTGGAGGAG TTCCTCAGTGCTATGCAGAGCTCACCTGGACCTGTGCCCTTGAGCCCACTCCCCTTGGTACCTGTGTCTGTGCCTGCCTCTGACCCCGGCTCCAGCTCCTCCGGCCCCTCGGGCCCCCACTTGCTCTCCAAGAAGGGAGTCATGCAGTCCAGAGCCTCTCAGAGACACCGGGGCTCAGCCAAGGACGGGGGGCCGCAGCCCCCAGACTCCCCTCAGCTT GTCTCCTCTGCCAGGGAAGGTTTGCCTGAACCCCGGCTGCCTCTGACAG ATGGCTGGTCCTCCAGGAGGAGCCAGGGCCCCGGCTACGACCACCTCTGGGACGAGACTTTGTCTTCCTCCCACCGGAAGTGCCCCCAGCTTGGAGGGCCTGAGGCCAGTGCGGGTCTGGTGCAGTGGATCTGA